The following proteins are co-located in the Gloeocapsa sp. PCC 7428 genome:
- a CDS encoding sensor histidine kinase KdpD, translating to MRKWIIPTLSEILASNDAQHGGYGSNSCLVSPTSEECTLADKPVKAAQQWHVAIAALENLLRQTLLQDTVDENCSASPQGVVLASFAPAIANPQLISKLPAWTFTKDSWQHQLLPADVTCVAAHKTLQLAAESGIPLPLLPGDPLAQEQFCLVLTAQFSFVMVLAENGGVPIFLFSFEPEVVEQAWYALRARAALTTSESVLHLDKLVQQYYPIAPDYQTVMHFSRLLLRHMPEVPHEEVRDSAIRNHNSELGSSAPRSDVELLQAFAHEVRTPLTTIRTLTRLLLKRRDLATDALKRLEIIDHECTEQIDRMELLFRAAELEKCTAKHSGTYLTAMSLTQVLQQSVPRWQKQASRRNLTLDVVLPQQQLPTVVSDPKMLDQVLTGLIENFTRSLPPGSHIQVQVIPAGDQLKLQLLPKSQLGENDKGQQSTVPPIRKSLGQLLTFQPETGTISLNITATKQLFQAIGGKLIVRQRPHEGEVLTIFLPLDVKQTEYCS from the coding sequence GTGCGCAAATGGATAATCCCAACACTGAGTGAAATACTAGCGAGCAACGACGCACAGCACGGCGGCTATGGTAGCAATTCTTGCCTAGTGTCTCCAACTAGCGAAGAATGTACTTTGGCAGATAAGCCTGTCAAAGCAGCGCAGCAATGGCACGTTGCGATCGCCGCCTTAGAGAACCTACTACGACAAACACTTCTTCAAGACACGGTTGATGAGAATTGCAGTGCATCGCCGCAAGGAGTTGTGTTGGCAAGTTTTGCACCAGCGATCGCCAATCCCCAACTTATTAGCAAGCTACCCGCGTGGACTTTTACTAAAGATTCTTGGCAGCATCAACTACTTCCAGCAGATGTTACTTGCGTTGCGGCACACAAAACTTTACAATTAGCTGCCGAATCAGGAATTCCATTACCGTTGCTTCCTGGAGATCCGCTAGCACAGGAACAGTTTTGTTTAGTGTTAACCGCACAGTTTAGCTTTGTGATGGTTTTAGCCGAAAACGGTGGCGTACCAATATTTTTATTTTCGTTTGAACCAGAAGTCGTTGAACAAGCGTGGTATGCGCTGCGAGCAAGAGCCGCGCTGACAACTTCTGAGTCAGTATTACATCTTGATAAATTAGTTCAACAATATTATCCCATCGCGCCAGATTACCAAACAGTCATGCACTTTAGTCGCTTGCTGTTGCGGCATATGCCAGAAGTGCCACACGAAGAAGTGCGTGATAGTGCAATCCGAAATCATAACTCGGAACTTGGTTCCTCCGCACCGCGCTCCGATGTAGAGTTACTGCAAGCATTTGCGCATGAAGTGCGGACACCGTTAACAACGATTCGGACATTGACTCGCTTGCTCCTCAAGCGCCGCGACTTGGCGACTGATGCGCTCAAACGGTTAGAAATCATTGACCATGAGTGTACCGAGCAAATCGACCGCATGGAACTTTTATTTCGTGCAGCAGAACTAGAAAAGTGTACTGCTAAGCACTCAGGTACTTATTTAACGGCGATGTCATTAACGCAGGTACTACAGCAAAGTGTTCCGCGTTGGCAAAAACAAGCGAGTCGGCGTAACTTGACTTTGGATGTTGTTTTACCGCAGCAGCAGCTACCAACCGTCGTTAGCGATCCAAAAATGCTGGATCAAGTATTAACAGGGCTAATTGAAAACTTTACGCGCAGCTTACCGCCAGGAAGCCATATCCAAGTGCAAGTTATTCCTGCGGGAGATCAGTTAAAGTTGCAATTGTTGCCTAAGTCTCAGCTAGGCGAAAACGATAAAGGACAACAATCTACAGTTCCACCGATTCGCAAGTCACTAGGGCAGTTACTCACGTTTCAACCCGAAACAGGCACTATTAGTTTGAACATTACAGCTACTAAGCAGCTGTTTCAAGCAATTGGCGGTAAACTCATCGTGCGCCAACGCCCGCACGAAGGCGAAGTTTTAACGATTTTCTTACCATTGGACGTTAAGCAGACCGAATATTGCAGTTAG
- a CDS encoding general stress protein produces MVNDLKRRAIGVFSSYLDAEQAINDLRDRGFSIDNISIIARDEATQDEIAGIDVNDTFDNKAGEGATAGALTGGVLGGITGLLVGLGSLVVPGVGPVLFAGEVASALTSAIAGGAVGAATGGLLGALLGLGIPEERARIYNEQVAGGGYLVIVDGTTQDIINAEAILMNRGIQEFGVYDIPAATEVQNLDDNTTPKVTRSTEYTEPVSDDPKVVIVDRREQI; encoded by the coding sequence ATGGTAAATGATCTAAAAAGACGTGCAATTGGTGTATTTTCGAGTTATTTAGATGCAGAACAAGCAATCAATGATCTACGCGATCGCGGTTTTTCTATAGACAACATTTCGATCATTGCCCGCGACGAAGCAACTCAAGACGAAATCGCTGGAATTGATGTGAACGACACCTTTGATAATAAAGCCGGTGAAGGGGCAACAGCCGGAGCCTTGACAGGTGGTGTATTGGGAGGAATTACAGGCTTACTTGTTGGTTTGGGTAGTCTTGTCGTTCCTGGTGTAGGTCCAGTATTATTTGCTGGAGAAGTCGCTTCAGCTTTAACGAGTGCGATCGCCGGAGGTGCAGTTGGTGCTGCAACGGGCGGTTTACTCGGTGCATTGCTTGGTTTAGGTATTCCCGAAGAACGAGCAAGAATCTACAATGAACAAGTTGCTGGTGGTGGTTATTTAGTCATTGTGGATGGTACGACACAAGACATCATCAACGCCGAAGCAATTTTAATGAATCGAGGCATTCAAGAGTTTGGCGTGTATGATATTCCAGCCGCTACTGAGGTTCAAAATCTTGATGACAATACAACACCCAAAGTAACTCGCAGTACAGAATACACCGAGCCTGTTAGTGACGATCCTAAGGTTGTCATTGTCGATCGTCGCGAGCAGATTTAG
- the bioF gene encoding 8-amino-7-oxononanoate synthase, which translates to MQSDAYDWIEQSLATIHKADWYRTVQTIQGRSGAIVQMHGRSLINFASNDYLGLASDDRLIQAAIAATQTYGTGSTGSRLLSGHRELHRELEGAIASLKQTEDALVFSSGYLANIGVISAIVGKRDLILSDQYNHSSLKNGAILSGATVIEYSHCDLVSLLTHLQQRDRYRRCLIITDSVFSMDGDLCPLPELLDLAEHYNCMLLVDEAHATGVLGSGAGCVEHFGCTQRQLIQVGTLSKALGSLGGYVAGSKILIDFLRNRAPSWIYTTALSPANTAAALAAICIIQQEPERRQQLWRNIDNLKLLLHQQLPHLKLLPSESAILCLLLPSPASALTAAHSLQDAGIFAPAIRPPTVPTSRIRLSLMATHTFAHIKQLVDVLSAIDIISPKSARDDRQ; encoded by the coding sequence ATGCAGAGTGACGCTTACGACTGGATTGAACAATCTCTTGCTACTATCCACAAAGCTGATTGGTATCGTACTGTGCAGACGATTCAGGGTCGTTCGGGAGCTATTGTACAAATGCATGGGCGATCGCTTATCAATTTTGCCAGTAATGATTACCTCGGATTAGCCAGTGACGATCGCTTGATTCAAGCTGCGATTGCGGCAACACAAACCTATGGTACAGGTAGTACAGGGTCGCGGTTACTCAGCGGACATCGCGAATTACACCGTGAATTAGAAGGCGCGATCGCCTCGCTCAAACAAACTGAAGATGCTCTTGTCTTTAGTTCAGGCTATCTTGCCAATATTGGTGTCATTTCGGCAATTGTCGGTAAACGCGATTTGATTTTATCAGATCAATACAATCACTCATCGTTAAAAAATGGGGCAATTCTCAGCGGTGCAACGGTGATTGAATATTCGCATTGCGATCTGGTATCGCTCCTAACGCATCTTCAACAACGCGATCGCTATCGTCGCTGTCTAATTATCACCGATAGTGTTTTTAGCATGGATGGCGATTTATGTCCTTTACCAGAGCTACTCGATTTAGCAGAACATTACAATTGTATGTTGTTAGTCGATGAAGCTCATGCAACTGGGGTATTGGGGAGTGGTGCTGGGTGTGTAGAACACTTCGGCTGTACACAACGCCAGCTAATTCAAGTTGGTACGCTCAGTAAAGCGTTAGGAAGTTTAGGCGGCTATGTTGCTGGAAGCAAAATATTAATTGATTTCTTGCGCAATCGCGCTCCTAGTTGGATATACACTACTGCGCTTTCACCTGCAAATACGGCAGCAGCTTTAGCAGCGATTTGCATTATTCAGCAGGAACCCGAACGGCGTCAACAGTTGTGGCGTAATATTGATAACTTGAAGCTCCTCTTACATCAACAGTTACCACACTTAAAATTACTACCGTCTGAATCTGCAATTCTTTGCTTATTATTACCTAGTCCCGCGAGTGCTTTAACTGCGGCTCATTCTTTGCAAGATGCAGGGATTTTTGCGCCAGCCATTCGCCCGCCTACAGTACCCACAAGCCGGATTCGGCTTTCACTGATGGCGACGCATACGTTTGCTCATATCAAGCAACTTGTCGATGTTTTGAGCGCCATCGACATAATTTCACCTAAATCTGCTCGCGACGATCGACAATGA
- a CDS encoding ATP-binding cassette domain-containing protein, protein MPIISAEYLSKVYPVAVKEPGLKGTIQHFFRRTYRMVEAVKQVSFEIESGEVVGFLGANGAGKTTTLKMLTGLIHPSAGRVRVAGYIPFQRKPGFLKQITLVMGQKQQLIWDLPALDTLKINAAIYNLSDKEYRQRVGELTEMLSLQGKLNQPVRKLSLGERMKAELMAALLHQPKVLFLDEPTLGLDVNAQVGVRKFLREYNQRYDATILLTSHYMADISALCKRVLVIHQGQLIYDGSLEGLIDRFAPYREVQVELAHPLPEAKLMHYGEIKSVEGQSARFLVQREALTRTVAQILAELEVIDLTVTDPPVEEVIGRVFSAGGVS, encoded by the coding sequence ATGCCCATCATTTCGGCTGAATACTTAAGTAAAGTTTATCCTGTCGCTGTCAAAGAACCTGGACTAAAAGGAACCATACAACACTTTTTTCGCCGCACCTACCGCATGGTAGAAGCCGTCAAACAAGTTTCCTTTGAGATTGAATCAGGCGAAGTTGTTGGCTTTTTGGGGGCAAATGGTGCAGGTAAAACTACTACGCTTAAAATGCTGACAGGTTTAATTCACCCTTCAGCAGGGCGCGTGCGAGTAGCTGGATACATCCCTTTTCAACGCAAACCTGGGTTTTTAAAACAAATTACGCTTGTCATGGGGCAAAAGCAGCAGTTAATTTGGGATTTACCCGCACTAGACACATTAAAGATCAACGCGGCAATCTATAACCTTTCAGATAAAGAATACCGTCAGCGTGTCGGCGAACTCACAGAAATGTTGTCACTGCAAGGTAAGTTAAACCAACCTGTGCGCAAACTGTCGCTGGGCGAACGCATGAAAGCCGAACTGATGGCAGCATTATTACATCAACCCAAAGTACTATTTTTAGACGAACCAACGCTAGGACTTGATGTTAACGCCCAAGTGGGAGTACGCAAATTTTTACGCGAATACAACCAAAGATATGACGCGACAATTCTGTTAACCAGTCACTACATGGCAGATATTAGCGCATTGTGCAAACGTGTACTTGTTATCCACCAAGGACAATTGATTTACGATGGCAGTTTAGAAGGACTTATCGATCGATTTGCCCCTTACCGCGAAGTGCAGGTAGAACTCGCGCACCCTTTACCCGAAGCAAAGCTGATGCATTACGGTGAAATTAAGTCTGTAGAAGGACAATCAGCACGTTTTTTAGTGCAACGCGAAGCCTTAACCCGTACCGTCGCCCAAATTTTGGCAGAGTTAGAAGTCATCGACTTAACTGTCACCGATCCACCCGTCGAAGAAGTCATCGGTCGTGTATTTAGCGCTGGTGGTGTGTCATGA
- a CDS encoding ABC-2 family transporter protein, whose product MNSIFKKARVLLTSYYAYMLEYRAELFLWALSGSLPLILMGVWTQAAQSGQFGLSPEDFARYFLTVFVVRQFTVVWVIYEFEKEVVEGKLSPRLLQPLDPVWHHVASHLSERLARLPFALLLVALFFFLYPQAIWIPSLSNILLFVVTVIFAFILRFLIQYTFALFAFWTERANAIENFWFLFYLFFSGLIAPLEMFPENIRNVLLWTPFPYLIDFPASLLIGLSVNVLQGFLVMLGWIALFFVVNRWLWRRGLKQYSGMGA is encoded by the coding sequence ATGAATTCAATCTTCAAAAAAGCCCGAGTTCTGCTTACCAGCTACTACGCATATATGCTCGAATACCGCGCCGAGCTATTTTTATGGGCTTTGTCTGGTAGTCTACCACTCATTTTAATGGGAGTGTGGACACAAGCGGCTCAAAGCGGACAATTTGGGCTAAGTCCTGAAGATTTTGCGCGTTACTTTCTTACAGTTTTTGTTGTCCGACAATTTACTGTTGTTTGGGTAATTTATGAATTTGAGAAAGAAGTTGTTGAAGGAAAACTGTCACCAAGATTATTACAACCGCTCGATCCGGTATGGCACCATGTCGCCTCGCATCTTTCTGAAAGATTAGCACGTCTGCCGTTTGCTTTATTATTGGTAGCCTTATTTTTCTTTCTTTATCCGCAAGCTATTTGGATACCAAGCCTAAGTAATATTCTACTATTTGTAGTGACAGTAATTTTTGCGTTTATTCTTCGATTTCTCATTCAATACACATTTGCTTTATTTGCCTTTTGGACAGAAAGAGCCAACGCAATTGAAAATTTTTGGTTTTTATTTTATCTCTTCTTTTCCGGTTTAATTGCACCGTTAGAAATGTTTCCAGAAAATATACGCAACGTATTACTTTGGACGCCATTTCCTTATTTGATTGATTTTCCAGCATCGCTATTAATTGGTTTATCTGTGAATGTGTTACAAGGATTTTTAGTGATGCTAGGTTGGATTGCGTTATTTTTTGTTGTCAATCGCTGGCTGTGGCGAAGAGGATTAAAACAGTATTCGGGAATGGGTGCGTAA
- a CDS encoding Uma2 family endonuclease — protein sequence MDNVGVSPSRSEDQNFLPNVLLFVLKMIWANRNDWFFGVDMGIYYTKGTNIRLPVIPDGFLSLGVERWKPKRQGRGRLSYVMWEENEIPPILTLELVSHTYGNEYDEKMEIYARLGVLYYIIYNSFWRRDCHQPFEVYKLVNGKYQLQSGEPYWMSEVGLGIGRYTMPLEPTQQEGLAW from the coding sequence GTGGATAATGTAGGCGTTTCGCCGTCGCGAAGCGAGGATCAAAACTTTTTGCCCAATGTCCTGCTGTTTGTATTGAAGATGATTTGGGCAAATCGCAACGATTGGTTCTTCGGCGTGGATATGGGAATTTATTACACTAAGGGTACAAATATCAGACTACCTGTGATTCCTGATGGTTTTTTGAGTTTGGGTGTAGAACGTTGGAAGCCTAAGCGTCAAGGGCGAGGACGCTTGAGTTATGTAATGTGGGAAGAAAATGAAATTCCACCGATTTTGACGTTAGAGTTGGTTTCACATACCTACGGCAATGAATATGACGAAAAGATGGAGATCTACGCTCGTTTAGGTGTATTGTATTACATCATTTATAATTCATTTTGGCGAAGAGATTGCCATCAACCTTTTGAAGTGTACAAGCTGGTAAATGGTAAATATCAGTTGCAAAGTGGTGAACCTTATTGGATGTCAGAGGTAGGTTTGGGAATTGGTCGCTATACAATGCCGTTGGAACCAACACAGCAAGAAGGGTTAGCATGGTAG
- a CDS encoding type II toxin-antitoxin system VapC family toxin, translated as MSQVIVLDTHIWVWFVTQEFELFPSHWREIIETADRVGISPVSCYEVALAQQKGRLKLPCSVELWLQDALEPTGISLFPLTAKIAYQAVNLSPVHKDPFDRLIIATVLIYEAKLASIDGLFSQYSELDTQLMKS; from the coding sequence ATGTCTCAAGTAATTGTTTTGGATACTCATATTTGGGTTTGGTTTGTTACCCAAGAATTTGAGCTATTTCCATCTCACTGGCGAGAGATAATTGAAACGGCTGATCGAGTTGGAATTTCACCTGTATCCTGCTATGAAGTCGCTTTAGCACAGCAAAAAGGGCGGCTAAAATTGCCTTGTAGTGTTGAGCTTTGGCTTCAAGATGCTTTGGAACCAACAGGTATTTCATTATTTCCACTAACTGCCAAAATCGCCTATCAAGCAGTCAACTTATCACCTGTACATAAAGACCCTTTTGACCGTTTAATTATCGCTACAGTGCTTATTTATGAAGCAAAGCTAGCGAGTATTGACGGCTTGTTTTCTCAGTATTCAGAACTCGATACACAGTTAATGAAATCGTGA
- a CDS encoding DUF4351 domain-containing protein: protein MRSRSVCKAQSRITSLPLPVLENLSVGVACALRIALLDFTNLSDLENWLAQNVQ, encoded by the coding sequence ATGCGATCGCGTAGTGTGTGCAAAGCACAATCGCGCATCACTTCCCTACCGTTACCTGTCCTCGAAAACCTCAGCGTTGGCGTAGCCTGCGCTTTGCGCATAGCTTTATTAGATTTTACTAATTTGTCTGATTTAGAAAATTGGTTAGCACAAAATGTACAGTAA
- a CDS encoding iron-siderophore ABC transporter substrate-binding protein, giving the protein MKPSAECRIIQHDFGETCVPLKPQRIVTLSPENNLDALIALGIKPVGYTSYDILNKGKQSLFGASLDAVAGAEYVGNVYQPSFEKILLLKPDLILLSLDAHLYESLSAIAPTVSVPSPFSDLISTDQAFFKQNLRYIAKLLNQESRSEEILKEYEERINQLREKLGRQLQQLEIAVIFYGEDVIYTINNQMNSLIPSIFNDIGLRYKFLSSDRNLMKPPLSIETIREYDADILFIINIAERPSSFYFQHPIFRNLKAIKNNRAYVVNQEVWSAAGILGANKVLDDLFKYLPEGT; this is encoded by the coding sequence TTGAAGCCTTCTGCTGAGTGCCGAATCATCCAGCACGACTTTGGCGAAACTTGCGTTCCACTGAAACCACAGCGTATTGTTACATTATCTCCTGAAAACAATCTTGATGCCCTCATCGCTCTCGGTATCAAGCCCGTTGGATATACTAGCTACGATATTCTAAACAAAGGAAAGCAAAGTCTCTTTGGTGCATCGCTTGATGCAGTTGCAGGTGCTGAGTATGTTGGGAATGTCTATCAACCTTCCTTTGAAAAAATTCTACTGCTCAAACCTGACTTGATCTTATTATCCCTCGACGCTCATCTATATGAATCATTATCAGCGATCGCACCCACTGTTTCAGTGCCTTCTCCATTTTCGGATCTTATATCCACAGACCAAGCTTTCTTTAAACAAAACCTTCGCTATATTGCTAAATTACTTAATCAAGAATCAAGATCAGAGGAAATTCTAAAAGAATATGAAGAACGAATTAATCAGTTGAGGGAAAAATTAGGGAGGCAGTTGCAGCAGTTAGAGATCGCTGTAATTTTTTATGGTGAGGATGTCATTTATACAATTAACAATCAAATGAATTCTTTAATTCCTAGTATTTTTAATGATATTGGGTTGCGCTACAAGTTTCTGTCTAGTGATAGAAATTTGATGAAACCACCACTCAGCATTGAAACGATTCGTGAGTATGATGCTGATATCCTATTTATCATAAATATTGCTGAAAGACCATCAAGCTTCTATTTTCAACATCCAATATTTAGAAACTTAAAAGCTATCAAAAATAATCGAGCCTATGTTGTCAATCAAGAAGTTTGGAGTGCAGCAGGCATATTAGGAGCGAATAAAGTATTGGATGACTTGTTTAAATACTTACCAGAAGGTACATAA
- a CDS encoding TonB-dependent siderophore receptor, producing MRSIVFRLSWGVGLWLVAVGLMSPAAAQTERVVDVEASRTEIKQPARTIAEWQAQIVRSLVEITAVRVYQTETGLEVVLQTTGELATPTTTVTGNTLIVDISNAVLLEEFSAAEPTAGIALVTVTMPGERVQVAITGTDAPPVAEVQPDVQGLVLSVSPDTENISVEEDEIQIVVTGEQDEGYNPSSASVGTRTDTPLRDIPQSIQVVPQEVIRDQNANRLGEILENVPGITGSFRSPRSVSNFFNSRGFELEVLRNGSPDTLGADYSYTVSDNIERVEVLKGPASVLFGLGTLGGAANIITKKPLREPFYSIEATVGSFNTYRGSIDLSGPLDESTDDNITVLYRLNASANTTGSFIDFFERQTYLVAPSLTWQIGEQTRLTFDAEYQRITGTKTDYGLPAEGSVLPNPNGEIPRNRYRGEPSLENDDDTDLYRIGYDLEYRFSENWQVRSSLQTVFWKENVRVNVPLSFLDNKREQPRLYIQSDNFLESYQLDNYVAGEFSTGSIQHQLVAGFNLYREDLRYTDGIEGILPAIDVFNPVYGAITLADLSDPIPDQDARFLTQGLGLYLQDQMTLAENLKVLLGGRFDIVEQEAAFVPFFQRASQQEQAFSPRIGIVYQPIEPIALYASYSRSFSPAQGRAVDISSQFKPERGTQYEIGVKADITDRLSATLALFNLTRTNVVTTDPNNPLLSIQTGEQRSQGVELDLSGEILPGWNIFAGFALIDAEITEDNTLPVGNQLNNTPRTSFNLWTTYELQSGSLQGLGFGLGVFYAGERQGDLDNSFQLPSYVRTDAAIFYTRNNFRAALNLKNLFDVEYFASANGRNNVYLGDPFTVQGTLSWEF from the coding sequence GTGCGATCAATTGTGTTTCGACTGTCGTGGGGCGTGGGTTTGTGGCTGGTTGCTGTAGGATTAATGTCGCCTGCTGCGGCACAGACGGAACGGGTTGTAGATGTTGAGGCATCGCGTACCGAAATCAAGCAGCCTGCAAGGACAATTGCCGAATGGCAAGCCCAAATTGTGCGATCGCTTGTTGAGATTACCGCAGTTCGAGTGTACCAGACGGAAACAGGGTTAGAAGTGGTGCTACAAACCACTGGCGAACTGGCAACACCAACGACAACAGTAACGGGCAATACTTTGATTGTAGATATTTCCAATGCAGTGCTGCTAGAAGAATTTTCTGCGGCTGAACCAACGGCGGGAATTGCGCTAGTAACGGTGACAATGCCTGGTGAGCGAGTACAGGTAGCGATTACAGGAACCGATGCGCCACCTGTGGCTGAGGTACAACCTGATGTGCAGGGATTGGTGTTAAGTGTATCACCGGATACAGAAAATATATCGGTAGAGGAAGATGAAATTCAAATAGTAGTGACAGGGGAGCAAGATGAGGGCTATAACCCGTCAAGTGCTAGTGTAGGAACCAGAACCGATACCCCACTGCGCGATATTCCCCAATCGATTCAAGTTGTGCCACAGGAAGTAATTAGAGATCAAAATGCCAACCGTCTAGGAGAAATTTTAGAAAATGTACCAGGCATAACAGGGTCATTTAGATCGCCTCGTTCAGTTTCCAATTTTTTTAACAGTCGGGGATTTGAACTTGAAGTCCTGAGAAACGGATCTCCAGATACCTTGGGGGCTGACTACAGCTACACCGTCTCCGATAATATTGAGCGTGTTGAAGTCCTCAAAGGACCAGCTTCCGTTCTCTTTGGTTTAGGAACCCTAGGAGGAGCAGCTAATATCATCACCAAAAAACCTCTACGAGAACCATTTTATTCAATTGAGGCTACCGTCGGTAGTTTCAATACCTATCGGGGTTCAATTGATTTATCTGGACCGCTCGATGAAAGCACAGATGATAACATAACCGTTTTGTACCGTTTGAATGCCAGTGCGAATACCACCGGAAGCTTTATTGACTTTTTCGAGCGACAAACTTACCTTGTGGCACCTAGTTTAACCTGGCAAATTGGTGAGCAAACAAGACTAACGTTCGATGCTGAATACCAAAGAATTACTGGAACAAAAACAGATTATGGTCTTCCAGCAGAAGGAAGTGTACTCCCAAACCCCAACGGTGAAATTCCTAGAAACCGCTATAGAGGTGAGCCTTCATTAGAAAATGATGATGATACCGACCTGTACCGGATTGGCTACGATCTTGAATATCGGTTTAGCGAAAACTGGCAAGTTCGTAGTAGCCTCCAAACCGTGTTTTGGAAAGAAAATGTTAGGGTAAATGTCCCTCTAAGTTTTTTAGACAATAAACGAGAACAGCCCAGGCTCTATATCCAGTCTGACAATTTTCTTGAAAGCTATCAACTAGACAACTATGTAGCTGGAGAGTTTTCAACTGGCAGTATTCAACATCAACTAGTAGCAGGGTTTAACCTTTATAGAGAAGACCTTCGTTATACTGATGGCATCGAAGGAATCCTGCCTGCAATCGACGTTTTTAATCCTGTCTACGGAGCAATTACTTTAGCGGATTTGTCAGATCCAATACCTGATCAAGATGCAAGATTCCTAACCCAGGGGCTAGGGTTGTACCTGCAAGACCAAATGACTCTGGCAGAAAATCTGAAAGTGCTTCTCGGTGGACGCTTTGATATTGTAGAGCAAGAAGCTGCTTTTGTTCCCTTTTTCCAACGTGCGTCTCAGCAAGAACAGGCTTTTAGTCCACGGATTGGAATTGTTTACCAACCCATTGAACCCATTGCACTCTATGCAAGTTATAGCCGCTCATTCTCTCCAGCACAAGGCAGAGCAGTTGATATCAGTAGTCAATTCAAACCAGAGCGAGGCACACAGTACGAGATTGGTGTAAAAGCAGATATCACCGACAGACTTTCAGCAACACTTGCGTTGTTCAATTTAACTCGTACTAATGTTGTAACCACCGATCCAAACAATCCTTTACTTTCTATTCAGACGGGTGAGCAGCGCAGCCAAGGCGTTGAGCTAGATTTATCCGGCGAAATTTTACCTGGATGGAACATTTTTGCAGGCTTCGCACTAATTGATGCAGAAATTACTGAAGATAACACTCTACCTGTTGGCAATCAATTGAATAATACGCCGAGGACTTCTTTCAATTTATGGACTACCTACGAACTACAGTCTGGAAGCCTGCAAGGGCTGGGCTTTGGTCTAGGTGTCTTTTATGCTGGAGAACGGCAAGGCGATCTAGATAACTCCTTTCAATTACCCAGCTACGTTCGCACAGATGCCGCAATATTTTATACACGAAATAACTTCCGAGCCGCTCTAAACCTCAAAAATTTATTTGATGTTGAGTATTTTGCCTCAGCTAATGGTAGGAACAATGTTTATTTAGGAGACCCATTTACTGTGCAGGGAACTCTTTCCTGGGAATTTTAA
- a CDS encoding helix-turn-helix transcriptional regulator gives MTLVFSIEQWHELLDYYPATGNLDAFETRYKFSEKLGQGFFREIQLSSGIDLEISHYRYRDDVICKESVHEHEVQFMLFLTGATYNSEYALFGGRRCYLSGSGIAPASVGWSKRSQPFLLVDVHIEPELLADLFVGDPRQAAILDLMIRTNEWKPSFLPTVTLAIQKIAWQIVHSPFTGEMQRLYLQAKVLELLSLLLEDVLGDRGLSVVFPALKSATIDCLHQAKAILTAEFENPPLIPQLAQQVGVSERTLHRGFQALFKTSVLGYLMRRRMEHAEHLLRAGDYTVAEVANMVGYEHLGHFAAVFKRQFGLSPRECLAGKKAVLG, from the coding sequence ATGACTCTCGTTTTTTCGATAGAACAGTGGCATGAACTACTTGATTACTACCCTGCTACGGGCAACTTGGATGCATTTGAGACGCGCTACAAATTTTCGGAAAAACTAGGGCAAGGTTTTTTTCGGGAAATACAACTATCTTCGGGAATAGATTTAGAAATCTCCCATTATCGGTATCGTGATGATGTGATCTGCAAAGAATCGGTGCATGAGCATGAAGTGCAATTTATGCTCTTTTTGACTGGGGCTACTTACAATTCGGAGTATGCCCTTTTCGGTGGTAGACGCTGTTATCTATCTGGTAGTGGGATTGCACCTGCGAGTGTGGGGTGGTCAAAGCGATCGCAGCCATTTCTGCTTGTAGACGTGCATATAGAACCCGAATTGCTAGCAGATTTGTTTGTTGGCGATCCCAGACAGGCGGCAATTTTGGACCTGATGATTCGCACAAATGAGTGGAAACCGTCATTTTTGCCAACAGTGACTTTAGCCATACAAAAGATTGCGTGGCAAATTGTTCATTCACCGTTTACAGGTGAAATGCAGCGGTTGTATCTGCAAGCAAAAGTGCTGGAATTGCTGTCGTTGCTGCTAGAGGATGTTTTGGGCGATCGCGGTTTATCTGTGGTTTTTCCTGCGCTCAAATCTGCCACAATCGACTGTTTGCATCAAGCGAAAGCGATCTTGACGGCTGAATTTGAAAATCCGCCGTTGATTCCGCAACTGGCGCAGCAGGTGGGCGTAAGCGAACGCACATTGCATCGCGGTTTTCAGGCGTTATTCAAAACTTCGGTACTAGGCTACTTGATGCGGCGACGGATGGAACACGCAGAACATCTGTTACGCGCTGGTGATTATACCGTGGCGGAAGTTGCCAATATGGTAGGCTACGAGCATTTAGGGCATTTTGCGGCTGTGTTTAAGCGACAGTTTGGTTTGAGTCCGCGTGAATGTTTGGCGGGTAAAAAGGCAGTTTTGGGATAG